The following proteins are encoded in a genomic region of Hyla sarda isolate aHylSar1 chromosome 3, aHylSar1.hap1, whole genome shotgun sequence:
- the SCLY gene encoding selenocysteine lyase isoform X3, protein MCLLHMAANFTTAKKEEWLEKGETKAKCKVYLDYNATTPPAAEVVDVVSEALLEAWGNPSSSYSSGCKAKQLIDTARAHIAKMVQGMPEDIIFTSGGTEANNMVLLSAVEYFNTSTKKESNSLEKALPHIITSNVEHDSIALLLKHLQKTHRAEVTFVPVSTTTGRVEVDDVVAALRPNTCLVSIMLANNETGVIMPIGELSQRLAPISKERRAQGLPSILLHTDAAQAIGKISIDVQELGVHYLTIVGHKFYGTRIGALYVRGIGHKTPLLPMLYGGGQERNYRPGTENTPMIAGLGKAAELVSLHCTVYENHMRSVRDYMEERLQAVFGKKIQFNSHFSGSERLPNTCNVSLLRPAVLGREWLSHCEYLLASVGAACHSDRGDRITFLRRQNTTAGK, encoded by the exons CCTTCTGCACATGGCAGCAAATTTCACAACAGCAAAAAAGGAGGAATGGCTGGAAAAGGGAGAGACGAAAGCCAAATG TAAGGTTTACTTGGACTATAATGCAACTACTCCTCCTGCAGCAGAAGTGGTGGACGTTGTATCTGAGGCCCTGCTGGAGGCTTGGGGGAATCCCAGCAGCAGTTATAGTTCAG gaTGCAAGGCCAAGCAATTAATAGACACAGCACGGGCACACATAGCCAAAATGGTGCAAGGAATGCCAGAAGATATCATCTTTACCTCTGGAGGGACAGAA GCCAACAACATGGTATTGCTTTCAGCTGTGGAATACTTCAACACGAGCACGAAGAAAGAAAGCAACTCCCTAGAAAAGGCATTACCACATATTATTACCTCAAATGTGGAGCATGACTCTATAGCTTTGCTTCTTAAACACCTGCAAAAAACACACAGAGCTG aggTAACTTTTGTACCAGTCTCTACTACGACAGGACGTGTGGAGGTTGATGATGTGGTTGCAGCTCTTCGTCCAAACACGTGTCTTGTTTCAATCATGTTGGCAAATAATGAGACTGGGGTCATCATG CCTATTGGTGAACTATCACAACGCCTGGCTCCCATATCTAAAGAGAGAAGAGCCCAGGGTCTTCCCTCCATTCTCTTACACACAGATGCTGCACAAGCTATAGGGAAGATAAGTATTGACGTTCAAGAGTTGGGAGTCCATTATTTGACCATTGTAGGACACAAG TTTTACGGAACACGTATTGGGGCTCTGTATGTGCGTGGAATTGGACACAAAACTCCTTTACTACCAATGTTATATGGTGGAGGACAGGAGCGCAATTATCGACCAGG GACAGAGAATACACCTATGATCGCCGGACTTGGGAAG GCTGCTGAGCTAGTGAGCCTACATTGTACTGTTTATGAGAATCACATGAGGAGTGTTCGGGACTATATGGAGGAAAGGTTGCAG GCTGTATTTGGCAAAAAGATCCAGTTTAACTCTCACTTTTCTGGCTCTGAACGTCTTCCAAACACCTGTAATGTGTCATTGCTTAGACCTGCAGTCCTTG GTCGTGAGTGGCTTTCACACTGTGAGTATCTTTTGGCAAGTGTTGGAGCAGCATGTCACTCAGACAGAGGGGACAG